ACAGcccactgtgaatttcttttagtaGGTCCTGTccttctttctgggatatgcatcgcaaaaatggtgcacagactccggtcttgtacaaattgtttcccaaaattttgtagtttctagctCTCTGGGCCATATACTTTGCTTCGACATGGTCCTCGAGGTTGCCTTGACCACAAAGATAGGCCAACATTGGAGAGCGCCAATCTTCGCTTTCGATCATTGCGACGGGGCATAATGGCTTCGAAGTGTCCTCAACGGCTGGTTCACTCAGCTTTTGGTAGAAAACATCTGATGGCATAGGTAGGTTTTGCGAAGGAgcttttgctagctcatctgaTTTGAAGTTATCATTTctcgatatactcttgactgtgaatcccGGGAAGtttttttccattcttcgcactGCTGCTCTGTACTTAACCAGCTCTGGGTCTTTTGCCtggaatgtcttgtcaatttggcttgctataACCCTTGAGTCTATTTTAACGAGCACCCTTCGGGCGCCTAAAGCCTTTGCCTTGCAAAGTCTGAGGAGGACCGCTTCGTACTCCACCGTATTGTTTGTAAAGCGGAACTCTAATCTGGCGGCATATCTCAACTTTGCGCCCGAAGGTGAGGATAATATCGCCGCAACGCCTGCTCCTGTAGCTCTCCAAGCTCCGTCGCAATATGCGGTCCAGACCAGTTCTAACGGTTCTTCTTCCGGGGCTTCTGTTAGCGGAgtccattccgccacgaagtcTGCCAACGCTTGTGATTtcaatgatgttcttgccacaaaaacaacCATTAATGGAGCGACTTTCGCGGCCCACTTTGctattcttccaatggcttctttgttctcaaacatgtcgcgaaggggcaaggaagttggtactgtaatcttgtgagatgtgaagtaatggcgaagcttgcAGGATGCCATCACCAGTGCATATGCCACTTTTTCCAGTTCTGTGTACATCTTCTTTGGGCCTGCCAGAGCTTCTGATACATAATGTATTGGAAACTGGCGTAATTTGTTGTCTTCGAGtctttcctgcacaagtacagcgctgactgccgaaggggatgccacTATGTATAATAACAAATCCGCACCTGGATCAGGGCTGGACAATGCTGTGAGCTTCGTTAGGTAGCTTTTCAATTCATCGAAAGCTTCTTGCTGCTCCACATCCCATCTGAATGGGTCGGAGCTTTTTAATactttgaagaaaggtagacttcgctctgcagattttgcaatgaacctgttcaatgccACCAACCTCCCTGCCAAGCGttgagcttgctttctgttttgtGGGGGTTTCGTATCATTATCGCCTGCATCTTCTAGggttccacttcgatgcctctcttcaACACCAAGAACCCTAGTAGCCTTCCGGATTGTACTCCGAAGATGCATTTTTTTGGGTTTAATCTTAGCCCTGCTCTTCGCAAGTTTTCGAAGGTTTCATgcaggtcttcgagatgttgTCTCCTTTTGgcactcttgaccactatgtcatcaacatagactAAGACATTTCGTCTGAGCTGTGAACTTAGTACTGTctgcaccaacctggtgaaggttgcgccagcattttggaggccgaagggcatcctcacaaagcagtatatgccgaaggaggttctgaaacttgtctttTTCTCATCTTTCTTCGCCATCCAGACCTGGTGGTACCctgagtatgcatctaggaagcttaacatTTCGCAACCAGCCGCGGAGTCTACTagctgatcaattctaggcAACAGGAAGTCATCCTTGGGACAGACCTTgttcaagtctgtgaagtcgacgcacattatCCATTTTCCGTTGCTTTTCTTCACTAAcactgggttagctagccactctgagtgcattacTTCACGTATGACTCCGGCATCAAGCAGCTTTTTCACTTCAgcctttgcttcttcttctctatcACTTGAAGTTttcctaagcttttgcttccttggcttctcTTTGGGATCCACATTTAAGCTGTGCTGGATGATTTCCTGACTTACTCATTGCAGGTCCTTAGgggaccaagcgaagacatcgtcaTTACTGCGGAGGAACATTATAAGTTGTTGCTGGTCCTCCGCCGGGGCCTCCGCTCCTATGGTGacttttttatcttgtttttcttgatgtaactGCACTACTCTGGTTGCTCCTTCTGGTGTAGCCTTCGCTGCTTTGCTTCTCTTCTACTTGTTGTAACTTTCTTCCCGATCTGTTGAAGGTTCTATCACCATGTGGACATTTTGTCTTCCTGGAgttattcccacttcgattcgtctGGCCACTCGCTGGTCTCCCAATACCGTTATGACGCCTTCAGGatcaggcatcttcatgcacaagtacgcatggtgcggtattgctccaaatgtattcaggactcccctaccaaatatcacattgtatgggtaatcaatgtcgaccacatcgaaggtaatatcttcCATGCGGAAATTTGTCCCttcgccaaacgacactgggattgttatctttccATGAGCGTTGATTGTATTTtcgccgaagcctagcaatggtgatCCAGCTTGCTTCAAGTCGCTTCGACGTAGGCCCATTTTGTCGAAAGCATCAGCGAAGATGATATCcgctgagcttcctccatctattaagatcctgtgcacttcatttcccgagatgtttGTTGTGATAACGAAGGCATCTCTGTGTGGGTAgtctaagaccctcatgtcctcttgcaagaatgtaatgggaatgtttgaccaccttgaatgaatgtacattggtcccactccgacgtggttgacccttcgcacatattctttccGCTGTCTCTTAGATTTCGTCTGCTGGTTAGATCCCCCTGAGATGGCCAACACCACATTGTATCCACGATTTACCGTGTTAACTAACTTGCTgctctctggtggtgcttcgatcgcaggccttggtggcggcggaggtagctccccctgGAGATTCATTTGCCTCGTTTGATCCGATTGAGCTGAGGCTGCAGGTGTATACTGTGGTGCAGGAATCGGTTTCCACTGGTTTgcaaacgccatgttctgattgtggttttgccATGCTTcgcttctcccgaaacttgtTGCATGATGTATGGTCCTTGCGTGGTCAACAGACTACTTCGTcaagctctctttcatagcCACAACCTGCGGGCACTGCTTGGTCCTGTGGCTGGCTCCTTGGCCATGCAGCTCGCAGTAAAATGTTGTTGGGTCCTGCAGAATCCGTCCTCCTCGCCCTCCATGGCTTCTTCCTCTACCGACTCGGCCTCCTCGATTGGCCGCACTGTGAGCTTCGCTTGCCCCTTGAGCGACTTCGAACGGGCTGGAGTTAATCTGATtgacttctcttttttttaaatagtcaGAAACTTCGGGCGTTCTTGGATGGTGTaatctgtctctaggattgctaTTACCTGACTCTCTGGCTGATGCATGTGGTTTTGCTTTGGAGGCTGCTGTTTCGTTTTTCCTTCGGAGAcgatcgagctcagatcttgagtattcttccatcttgttaagTAGCTCTTGTACGCTCCCAGGTCTTTTTCTCTTTAGCTTTCCTGCTAATAGACCttctctgatgccctgtatcgCCGCATTgatgattgtatcttcgctTAGCACCTTCGCTTGACAACGTATGTGCATGAAGCGACGCATGTAGCTCTGCAAGGTTTCTATTGGTTGCTGCTTTAGTGCGAAGAGGTCGGTAGCGGTAATTTTATCTGCTCGATTTCCCTGGAAATTGTTGTATAGTGCActacgcaattgctcccatgagtatatggatcccAGGGGCAACACGGAGTACCatgatcttgctatcccttttatggcCAATACAAAGGATTTCGCCAGTGTTGTACCATCCCCTCCGGTAGACTTCACAGCCGCTTCGAAGCTCATTacaaattcccttgggtctgactctccgtcgaacataaccactctgggcatcttgaacccTGGCAGCCACGGCTGGCTTTGCAGATCCATGGCCAGCTGGGACTCTGGGTCTCCCGTGGATGACCTCCGCCGAAGGTCCTGCGAAGTTCGCTCCATGTCTCCAAACGGCGTCACCTTGCGAGACATGCCTTCCGCTTGGTgcagcatatcgatttcctcttggagTTTTTCCAATATTTTCCTAGCTTCATCTGCCCGCCTGCAATATTCTGCAGCTTTTTGACTTGCTACCAGGCCAtctaacatgcgcttcttctACGCTatctgcctttccaactcttTGGCTTCTTGCCTGgctgttctttcttcatttgtttcatcCTCGTTTTCATACTCTGCGAAGTCATCAAGGTCTTCCCATTCTTCGTTTCGCACTCTTTCGCCTTCTTTCGCCAGAGGCTCGAAGTGTGCGCGATCAATTAGTTCCATGACCCGCATCGGCTCCGCATTAACCCGGACTGCTTTGACGTGGTGGCCATCACTGGGTCCTTGTGGCCCTGCTTCAACTCCGCAACGTTGTTCTCGTCCGCCCGAAGCTCCATCAGccgaagcattacttgatcctggcatagcCTAAGGGGGTCTTTCGACCGAAGGCCCGGctggcttcgatttcttcttgggtggcatggtGTCGAAgtgttcgatccccacggacggtgccaaCTATTGGGACCaaaatcccagacaaggtggaccttcggTTATGGGGATATCAAGGGTCCTTGGAGTGGCACGTGTCAGGGGTGGAACAGTTTTCCGATCTCTCTTCCGGGTACAGTGttgccctatttatagccaGTACTCAGCCATCACAGGTACgatttacaaatcctacccctttACCTACTACATTCtcagaatatccgggggcattatggtgcaagtgagcataattacataattacaatccTGCCCCGAACGGCCAAAAACGGGCCCACTGTCCCGCAGTGATCTCTGCCTCTGAAGATGTACCAGAGCCTTCTCCACCCGGACGTCCGTCAGATGGCCTTCGGCCCCCTTCGGCAAAGGTCAGCTCGTATCTTCGCCCGTCGCGATCACTCAGGACCGTGGACACGGACTTTGCCCTTCGGTCGAAGGTCGCCCTCCTCTTCGCCGGCACGAGAGATCTAAGATGCGGGCatgcctacacccttcgaccgatggCGCTTTGTGATCTTCGCCActtgcagatgaagtccctgaaacAAAGCTGCAGTGGCAAGCACGCGATACTCCCAGTAGACTTCGAGACACCCTCCAAAGaggggggcgggagatcatccccaacaattGACATTCTCACGAATTTGGTGCATATCAGAATGGTTCATCAGATTTAAAATGCACGCTAAATTGATGCTTTCAATGGGACGTGCTACTGTTCAGGTGACTGAAAACCGAGGAAGTCTCGGTTGACGCATCTCAGCCACCCGATGACAATTGGATGGTTCTTGCTGCTTCTTCTACCTGTGGTAATTTCCTTGCTCTCGCTGCTCTCTTCTCTAATCCAAAAAAACCCACTCGTCTCCTTTCATCTCTGGTGGTGTCCCTTCCATCTACCGCCATGCTCGATTTCACCCACCCCCCGCCCCCACCCACCAAGTCAGGATGGCAGCCAGACCTATAGGTTTGAGTTCTAAATCCAGCCCGCATGTCTTGTGGGTCAGGTATCTGACCTGTAGCGGGTGCGGACGTGGGTTTACTATTTACCCCATAGGGGCTCGAGACAGGAGCCAATTGTGCACTACCCCAACTTCTCAACGACTCAACCGGCCCGTCAGCTTACGCGGTGTCCGCGCTCGCTAACCCTAAACCTTATCCCCATTAGCCTATCCTCATCGCCTTGAGCCCCTGAGTCTTGCATCCTTGCCCTATCGGCCATTCCCCATTCTTTGTCATCGCTCGCTCTCCTTAGTCCACTTTGCCTTTGCCCTTTGCCGCTCTCGCCATTTGCCCGCCCAATCGCCCATTCACCGCGGTCGCCATGCACCAGAACATTGCCGTCGAACCTCAGAGCCCTTTGGTGTCGTCGTCCCATACCATTCATGCCTACACTACATATGGCAATGGGTAAAATACCCACGTGTAGATGATGTCCAGACCCGTACCCGCGAGTGGATTTCTAAACCCATGCCCGCGCCTGTTACCTATCACGGGTAAGAAATGTTACCCGTGCCCGTCACCCGCGGACATCTCATACCCGCGGGTGCACCCGTATACCTACCTGCTAGGATAATTTGAGCGGGTTTGTGAGTAATTGGAGCGGATTTATGGGTAATTAGAGCGGGTTTATATACCTAGTGATGACTTGGGACTACATATAAGATGATTGGAGCGGGTTTACGGGCACGGGTATGTATTTTTCTTGCCTGTGACCTTTTGCCCATCGGGTTTATGATCAAACCCGTACCCGTACCCACGGGGAAACGTTGAAACCCAAACCCGTACCCGTCAAGTTTCTTATCCGCGGGCACGCGGGTAATTTctacccgttgccatccctagccTACACACGTTGGCTGTAGATCCCGAGGAGCAGGTGGCGACTCGACTAGCCCATGGCGGAATCAGGCGTTGCCgatgctgctgctattgcggagCCTTGTGTGGGTGTGACACGGTGGCCTGGGAGGTCAAGGGCAGCAGAGgctagagggagggagagggatagCCAGGCGACCAATCCCAAGGACCATATGGGTGCGAAGGCAGAGCAGACGCAGCAGCAGCCTCCCTCCTCCGTCCAGGCCAATAGGGACGTGATGTCGGTGGTGCTAGGGTTGCAGTTGTCTGTACTGATCGACCATGTCACGCGCATCGACTAATCTCTCATCGACCGTATCCTTGGGACCACGGTGGCTCGCAACAGATACTCTAGACTTCTCCCTCGGTCCTTCCCTCCTTGTGCACACAACACAACACAACCTCATTCCCAAACCCGATGGGTGTGGGTTCGAGTGTCAATTTTCGTCTGTTAGCCATTTCGGATTTGGGTTCGGGTCGGGCCAAGGCTGATGAGTTTTGGGTCGGATATGATTTTGCTCCGCCTGGTCCTGACCCGACATGTTGCCATCTATACCACCAAGTCATTCTTTGCCATCTCGACTGGCGACAgcccccgccaccttgcttaaCGTCATGTTGTCCTGCCACCCAAGGCCTTTCCTCTAAGACCGATAGCCACCTAacctcaaaaccctagccctaGCCCTAACTGGCGGCATGGTGACAAGCAGCGTCAAGGAGTTGAGGACGAGCGGCTTGGGGAAGAACTCAACGTGCATGCCACACCGTTGACTTAGATGCCCTTAAATTTTGGGCCATTCTGGTACATGAAAACGGTGCTTCTAAAGCTGTAATGTAGAGGTAACTCATCTCAACTTGGAGACACGAGAATATTTCTATAGGCCCCAAAAAAATGTCGTTTTGGATACGTACTTCCGAAATGGAAGTAAATTTTTAGAAGATTTCTTTCATGTTCATATGTTCAAAAGAAAGTAACTTTTTAGATGAATCTTTTCATTTTCATATGTTCAATTAAAATATTAGTCTAGATATCAACAGCTAAAGCTTTTTAATTTTGAGTGCATCCCAAAACGTCAGTTTTCCAGGTGGCATTTGCCACCCCCGGCCAGGTCAATCAGGCCTCCTACATTTAATAACAGCCTTCAGAAAATGAGCATATATTTATAGAAATGCTTAATCGTCCTGTTTCATCCTAACCCATTTCCCCGTTAAACTTAGCCTCTATACCGAAACCTTATCATCAGTTCATCAAAGTTTCTTGTTTTGAAGGATCGAAGGTTAACGGATCATGAATTCATCTTGTTGACCATGGACACTGAGGTCCTCCAGCCGCTGGagccgtcgtcgccgccccCGCGCACCGCCGTCCGGTCCCGGCCGTCGAGCTGGAGCAGCAGCGGGAGCAGCTGCGGCGTCGAGTACACGAGCCTCCGCGACGTGCTAGCCGAGGCGGGGCCCGGcagcgggagcggcggcggcggcagcttcgGTGACGCCGGCGCGCACGTGATCGACTTTGACGCGTCCAACATCAACATCCGCAACCAGCTACTGAAGCACGCCGCGTCGGCGTACCTCCAGTCCGCCATCGTCGTCCCGCCGAGGGAACGGCGCTGCCTCAGCAGGCCCTGGCGGAGGCTTCTGCAGCGCTGCCGGTGTCGCATCCTGTTGCGGCCGTGCGGGTGCGCGTGGCCATGGCCGGGATGCCGCGCCGGAGATCCCGCGCACCGCTGCGCCGCGTCCGTGGCCGGCTCGGCGCGCCGCCTCGCCGCCATCCTCTCCCGCTGCGTCGCTTGCATGTGGACGTAGCACGTCGTGCACATGAATCCGTGGAAAGCGCGCGCGTTGCCATCATTGATTGGACGTGCATGCTTGAATTATACCTGATAAAATATGATTGCACAAATGGATTATTAGATTGATGGAGGAGGCCAAATCAAGTTTTTGATGGTGTCCATGCGTTTGATCATTGATTAGGACTGATTAACATAACGAATAAATAGATTAGGACTGATTCATCTGTTATTTCTGATCTATGTATCCTTAGATCGTATCAGATCAATGTTGGCAACACTCTAGAAGGGAATTGTTTAGAATTGGTTTGTTTCAAAAGTATTTTTTGAAAGGATACTTAGTATCCTCGTAGCGTAACGGAATCCTAACAACCATACCCTGTCCAATGAATTGAATTTTAATCCTTATACCCGTAGCCAAAAAACAATTTCAATTTACCGCAACACATGACGATTCAGGTGTTGTGTGTGCATAAGAGTTTTAAGAACGTAAAGCTATATTTCATTCGAGCATTTTGCAGTGTCTGACCctatttttgttcaatttgcaCCTCGTATTAATCCCTAGATCAATAACTGATACACGCATCTTTAACATAATGATATCACAACCATATATCATTTATATTACATTACCGTAATAAGTGTCTTAAATAGTCTTACAATTCATAGTTCATTACATAAATGGCTAGCATGACTGAACACAAGATAGAAACACAATTGAACAATAGATAGATAGGTCCAATGCCTACATGCAACTTGGGTGTGGAGGTAACCCTAGTCTTCTTATTTTCTTCGTTGTTGGTGAAGTCACACTCAGGTTTCTCATCTAAAAATTAATGAAACAATGGTGAATACTTTAAGTACTTAGCAAGTCCGAATACTACTTCAAAAGGGTTGATAGATACTTAAAGGattattcaaggataaggctatcGGGTTTAATTTTAGCGGAAAGCTAGTTATTCATGCAAAGGTTGGTTTTGCAAAGAAAGTGTTTAAAGTATTTCATAAACCAAGGCAATTGTCAATATTAAGGGTTGCTGGCCCTTGGGAGATACATCCATCATGTCAATTCCCATGTTTTATAGCTGGCAGACTCTTAAGTCCTCTCCAGCTCACAACACATAGTCGGGGCTTCCAAAATACGGGCACCTAGCCCACTCATACGCTAATGAGGTACGCACGTCATGAGACTAACCATTGTGTGACCAAAGCTTCGCGCGTCCATGGCCATGGACACAGCTATCTGGATaggttttacactctgtagagattgtacactttatccacaagatATTTTTAGCCTGCAACCATGACCAATAACGGAGCAGCATAACGAGGTCCCCCACCCACCCAGCATCGCCAAAATATTCACCCACGGGACACTAAACTAGGACTTCCTGATTAACATGGCTCACTAACTTTAGAGTCTCCAACCAGATCACGGGACTTCACATAGATTGTTCGAGTCTTCTCCTGGCTCTCGTTGCCACTAACGGGCTTCAAGCGGGTATCGAACTACGCTAGTGGGTTGTGGGTCCAAGACCTTCCCATAAAAAGACATGTGGTTGCACACGGGTTGCTTAGCACGAAGACACTATGATTCAATATATAAGTGGCCAAGACAAGTGTCTTCCatcaagaacaccacaaaggtaaACCTTGCTCATAAGGTAGTCTCACCTTTGTAGGGTATCTTACTCACCCCCGCCAAAATAGGTTTTGGTTTTATTAACTCCATACATTTTAACTCACACACAACACATTTCACATATTTTGCAAAAGCATGATTAAAGTGATCAATTATCATGATTCATTCTTGAAGAGTATAAGCCCAAAGCATGCTAGAACTCAATGcaatcatctaaaaaaatcaaagcaTAGTTGATGTTCGGGAgggaccttctagggtttcaagaTGAATAGGTAATTCAACAACAATATGTGGCATAAACAAGATAGGTCATAGCTATTCAAtcatttaaattaattaaaGTAAGCATGCATACTTATAGCATTTTGAAAGCATGCTCTACTAGGTTATGCTTATAAAACATAGGATAAATATGGTTAACTAAGTTAGGACCTGCCTTCTTAGAAGTCTTCTTCTACTCCTTCCTCGTAGTCTAGGTACATAGGTTCCTCCTCAAACGCTTCCTTGTCTAATGTtcgtgttggagcaagagatcgtcttaccctagcaagtacgacgagagtttcttctaaggaga
The nucleotide sequence above comes from Phragmites australis chromosome 4, lpPhrAust1.1, whole genome shotgun sequence. Encoded proteins:
- the LOC133914235 gene encoding uncharacterized protein LOC133914235; its protein translation is MDTEVLQPLEPSSPPPRTAVRSRPSSWSSSGSSCGVEYTSLRDVLAEAGPGSGSGGGGSFGDAGAHVIDFDASNINIRNQLLKHAASAYLQSAIVVPPRERRCLSRPWRRLLQRCRCRILLRPCGCAWPWPGCRAGDPAHRCAASVAGSARRLAAILSRCVACMWT